ATGCGGAACGCCAGCGGCTCTATCGGGAGCGCCAGAAGGCGAAGCTCGCCGCAGCGCCGGCTATCCCGGCACGTGACGCGGAGGGCGAGGCGCGCGCCGAGGAGCTGAATCGCAAGCTGGCGGACGCCCTGGAGGAGGTCGCGCGGCTGAACAAGGAGAACGACGCCCTCGCCTACAAGGTCGATCGGCTCACCCGCGATCTGAAGGCCGGCGAGAACGAGAACACCCGCCTGCGCAAGCGGCAGGACGAGCTCGTCGCGGATCTGGAGCATCTGCGAAGCCGGGTAGCCCGCTGGAAGGCTCAAGACGGGAGCGAGACCACTGAGGAGCCGATCCGGCCGAAAGGGCGGAAGGGACAGAGGAAGGCATGATCGGACCCGGTCGACCGGGCGCCTATGCCGGATGGAGCGCCGAGCGTCCGCCCGGCCAACTTTGGGTAGAGCGATCGACGCCCGAAGAGGGTGCCGCGAGTGCGGATTGGGCTGGTCGCCAGCGCCCAACTCAGCGCCCGATGGGTTCACCGTCCGTGTGCAAAACTCAGGGCTTCCGCCACGCGCAACGGTCTTGCGTGTCTTAAATCGATACTCGTCGATTCTCTTGGGAAAACGTCGAAATTTCGAGTTTTCTCGCGTCGACCTGTTTTCTTATCTCAGGCGGGGACACTGTCCGTCGAGAGGGTCGCCCGGGCCGAGCGACCGGTTGGATGGAGGAGTGACCTCACGAGGCTGCGTTGCGGATCGCCGTCGACACGCGGTTAGGGTCGTCGACGCTGCGCGCGTCGATCGTCTTTGCGGTCATCGATACCGGTCTCCGGCAAGCGGCTCGGTCTAAGCCCGATGGCCAGGCTTCACCGGTCGGTGTTGAGTTCTTCAAGTACCAGATTGTGATTGGTATAGATGCAAATGTCCGCGGCGATGTTCAAGCCCTTCTCGACGATCTCGCGCGCGCAGAGTTCGGTGTTTTCGAGCAGAGCGCGAGCCGCAGCCTGAGCAAAGGACCCGCCGGACCCGATCGCCATGAGGTCGTTCTCGGGCTCCACCACGTCGCCCGTTCCGGAGATGATGAGCGAGGTCTGTGCATCGGCGATGCAGAGCAACGCCTCGAGCCGACGCAGCATGCGATCGGTCCGCCAGTCCTTCGCCAACTCGACGGCGGACCGGGTGAGGTGCCCCTGGTGCTTCTCCAGCTTGCCCTCGAAGCGCTCGAAGAGCGTGAAGGCGTCCGCCGTGGCGCCAGCGAACCCCGCAATCACCTGGCCTTTGAAAAGGCGGCGAACCTTGCGCGCGTTGCCCTTCATGACCGTCTGCCCGAGCGAGACCTGCCCGTCGCCGCCGATCACGACCTTGCCGCCGCGCCGAACCGAGAGAATCGTCGTACCGCGAAAACTTTCCATCGTGATGCTTCGCTGTTGTTCCGATACCGCTATTCTACGGCATCGGCGCGCGAAGCGATGCGCTTTGAGGCGGTGTTGCTGCATCGCAGGTCGACCGGCGGCCTCACGCGCCCGGCAGGCATGGATCACAAAAACGGCTCGTTCGCCGATCGCATCCGTCGGGTGGACAAGCGCAGCGCTGTCCACCGAGGCAGGCGCCGGCACTGGTGGACTGCGCTGCGCTTGTCCAACCTACTGGCCGGCTCATGAGCAAGGTTTGGTGCTGGCTTGTCACGATTTGGCATTTCCGGCATGCTCTTTAAGGAAATTTCCGACTTTTTTCAGTTCATTTACGACGGATTTATCATGCGAGTGTTGATTGTGACGCATGCCGCTTCTTTTCGGGCCGATCGAATCGTGTCGGGAAACGCGGTTCGAGCGCACTATTTCGGTAAAGGGCTTCTCCAGAACGGTATTGATGTCACCTTCGCCTATCCCAAGGATTTGGCTTCGGATGAAGAGCTAAATGAATCGGATGCCGCTTCGAGCGATCTTCGCTTCTTCGAGAGTCGCTCCGAACTCCATGAGCTGATCGGCGAGGTGAAGCCGCAAGCGATCCTGGTCGGCTATTGGGAGTTCTTGGAGCATTTCCCCGACGATTACGAGATCCCGCTGATCGCGGACATCATCGCACCGCGTATCCTCGAGGCGCTTTTTCAGGATCATCAGGACGTGAACCTGCACGCGAGCAAGATGCTTGCCTTGTATCGCAAAGCCAGTCGCTTTATCTGCGGCACCCAGCGGCAGCGTCAGTTTCTGATGCCCTGGCTCATTCTGGCCGGATTCGATTGCCGCTTCGGGGCGCCCATCGATATCATCCCGATCTCGACGGAGCCCCTGTTGCCGCGGCGTCGCGCAAATCCGACGGATCCCTGGGTCATCGTGACGGGCGGCGTGTCCTGGCCTTGGCGTATGAGCCAGCGTTATACGGATGCAATACGCGCGACGCTTGCCGAGGCAAGTGCGATGAATGGGCGTTTGTTTATGCTCTCGGGCGGCTATGTTCACGAAAGCGCAGCCGACTCCGAGAGTGCGGTCTCCGCGAATGAAGACAGGCAATACGACGCGACGCTCCAACATGTCGGTCTTTTGCCTTACGGTGACATGGAGCGGTTGTTCAGCGAGCAGTGCGATATCGGTATCGAGCTCTCCGACTACAACATCGAGCGGGATTTCAGCGCATCCTTCCGCTCCATCGAGTTTCTTCGGTGCGGGCTGCCCGTGATCTGCAACCACACGCTGGAGTTGGCCCGACAGGTCGACGACTATGACGCCGGCTGGGTCATCGAGGGTCCGCACGAACTGCCAGCGCTGCTCGAAACGATCTCGAACAATCCTCTCGATTACGATCGGAAATCCGCCAATGCCATTCGATTGGTCGAAGAGCGCTACCATTATCTCAAGACGATTGTCCCTTTGGTGGAATATCTTCGGGACCCGAAGGTACCGGAAAAGACCGATGATTGGTTCTTTCGTGGATCCGAGAAACTGGCGTTGGATCTTTATCACCAGGTCAGCGAGCTGGATCATCAACTGCGTATCCGCGACAAACAGATCGCCGATTTGCGCCGGGATGGGGAGAGTCTGAAGGCGCAATTGGAGGATGTCCTCGGGAGCGCAAGCTGGCGGCTCATTCAACCGGTCAGAAACGTCGCCCGGAAACTGGTGACCTTCAAAGGTTTGCTCCTCCGTGCCGTCGCGAGCGTCTATCGGCGCGGATGGAAGCGTCCCGGACCGCGCGAGGAGTTCGCGTTGGAGTCGGGTCGATATGCCCTGCGGGCGGCTGACTCGTCGCGGGACAGATGGTTTGATCGCAAGGGTCGCTATGTCGCGATCGTCAGTCGTGAGGATGTCTTTCCGACGAATCACGGCGCGGCGGTGAAGATCGAGCGAACCGCTTGGGGCCTCTCGCACTTCGTCGACGGGGTCTTTCTGATTACGGCTGACTGGGGCCGCTATTACGAGTTCAGAAACGGAAGTGCTACGGAGAAATATTTTCCGCTGCCGATCAGGCTCTCCGGGGTCTCCGGGATGGTGTTCAGAAAATGGCTGCTGCGAACGGGCATTCCGATCAATGAGGCCTACATCTACCAAGCGCTGTTTGATTGGGGTTATTTCGTTCGTCTCATGTATATCGCCTTGCGCTATCGCATCGTCCTGTACCAGGCGGAGTTTCCGGCCTACGCACAGGCGTGTGTCTGGGCGAAGCATCTTCTTCGCGGAAAGACCCTGTTGGTCGAGCACAACGTCGAGTGCGATCGGATCCAGACCCAATATCCGGAGGTATCGGCGCAGACCTACGAGTGGCTTCGCGATCAGGAGGTCACGCTTTGCAATCAGGTCGACAAGGTCATCGCGGTATCGCAGCCGGATCGGGATTTGCTCATCGGTTACGGCGTGGCTCCGGACAAGGTGCATGTGATTCCGCATGGCGTCGATCTCGGTGCGTTCGAGAAGAGCTATGCGTTCAGCTTGCGCGATACCTATGGGGTGCCCGCGGATACGCGGATCATTCTATACCACGGAATTTACAGTTACGCGCCGAATCTCGAATCTGTCCGTCTGCTCGCGACAGAGATCTTGCCGCGATTGAGGCTTCGGGGCTGGAAGGCAAAGGTGTTTGCCATCGGACCCGCGGCGCCTCTCGAAGCGATCGATCCGGATGTCGTCTTTACCGGTTCGGTCGATGAGCTCGCGCCTTATCTCAAGAGCGGGGATTTGGCCGTGGTTCCGTTGCAGCAAGGCGGCGGAACGCGGATGAAGATCTTGGAATATTTCGCCGCCTCGATACCGGTCGTGACCACCTCGAAAGGGGTCGAGGGGATCCCCGCCGAGAACGGTTCGCAGATCCTCATCGAAGATACCTTCGACGGTATGGCGAATGCGATCATTCGATTGTTCGAGCACCCCGAAGAGGGAACGGCGATGGCGCGGCGCGCGAAAGACATCGTCGAACGTTCGGATTGGAAATCGATTGCCGATCAGTATTTGAGCCTACTCGAATGAAGGTCTGGCAATCGGGCTATGTTATGCTTGCCGACTTGCCGGGCGGGTCGGTCCCACGGCAGTCTTGCAGGGCATTCGGCGGGTTGTGTGGCCGAATCGCGCCCTTGCTTTGTCGCTTATCCATAGGGCTTTGACCTTGATCAACATCAACGAACCCGCGCGCGAATACGAAGCCTTGTCCTCGGAGATCGAGGCCGCGGTCCTCGAAGCCTTACGGAGCGGGCGCTGGCTTTTCGGCAAGGCAACCGAAGCCTTCGTGCAGCGTTTTTCGGAGTCTGTCGGCGTCGAGCATGTGATCCCGGTCGCGAACGGGACCGATGCACTTGAGCTCGGGCTGCGCGCGGTCGGCGTCGGGCTCGGGGACGAGGTCGTCACGGTATCCAATGCGGGCGGGTACACCTCGATCGCTTGTCGGATCATCGGGGCCGTGCCTGTCTATGCCGACATCGTGCTTCCGGGTATGACGATCGATCCGGAGGACGTTTCCGCCCTGCTGTCGCCGAAGGTCAAGGCCGTCGTGGTGACGCATCTATACGGCAATCTGGGCGATGTCGATGGCGTGCGTCGCGTCCTCGCCGCGGCGGGACGCGAGGATGTCGCCATCGTCGAGGACTGCGCGCAAGCGCATGGTGTCGGCGATCCGGGGCGCAGAGGCGGCAGTCTCGGCGACCTTTCCACCTTCAGCTTCTATCCGTCCAAGAACCTCGGTGCGCTCGGCGACGCGGGTGCCGTGGTCACGGGGCGAGAGGATCTCGCGCGTCAGGTCCGGTTGCTTGCTCAATACGGTTGGGAAAGTCGGTACAGGAGTGTCGTGCCTTACGGGCGCAACAGCCGGATGGACGAGGTGCAGGCCGCCATCCTCACGATTAAACTCGGACATCTCGATGCCATCACCGCGTCGCGCCGCGCTGTCCTGTCGCGCTACCGGGCCGCATTGCCGTCGAGCTACCGACTCTGCGCGCTCGAAGGAGCGGCCTCGGTTGGACATCTCGCGGTGATCCTCTGTCCGGATCGTGCCGCCGCGGCGGATCATCTCAAGCGTCATGGGGTTCAGACGGATATCCATTATCCGACCCTGGACTGCGACCAGCCGGCTTGGCGGGATCTGCCGATGCGCACCGGCGATTTGGCGAGGAGTCGTGACGCGGTCGAGCGGATCCTGACGCTGCCCTGTTATCCCCATCTTTCAGAGTCCGAGTTGACGGTTGTTTGCGACGCACTCGCGTCGCTGCCCTCGGCGAGTTGAGCCCATGCCTCAGTCAATCGATCGCTCCATCATCATCCCGGTGTACCGGAACGAGGAGAACATTCCGGATCTTCTCCCGGTGCTCGGGCAGCTCACGCAGTCCCTGGCGGGTGTCACGGAGGTCGTTTTCGTCGTCGACGGATCACCCGACCGCTCCGGAGACAGGCTGCGGGCCGGTCTCGAAGGCTGTGCGTTTCCGGCGCGTGTGCTGTTTCACAGTCGCAACTTCGGGTCTTTCGCGGCCATCCGAACGGGGCTTGTCCATGCACGGGGCGCGCACTTCGCCGCTATGGCGGCTGATCTTCAGGAGCCGCCCGAGCTGATCCTGGATTTTTTCCGCACGCTCGAACGGGACGAGGCGGATGTGGTCTTCGGCCACCGCGCCGAGCGCAACGACAGTCGATCCTCGATGTTCTTGTCGAATCTGTTCTGGGGCTTTTATCGGCGCTTCGTGGTGCCCGATGTCCCGAGAGGCGGGGTGGATATCTTCGCCTGCAATCGCAAGGTCAGGGATGCGCTGCTGTCGATCGAGGAGAGCAACAGCTCGCTGGTGGCGCAGCTCTTTTGGGTCGGTTTCCGCCGCAAGTTCGCGAGCTACAGCCGGCGCGCTCGGGCGAAGGGAAAAAGTGCCTGGTCGTTCAAGCGTCGCTTCAATTACATGCTGGACAGCATCTTTTCCTACTCCGATCTGCCGGTCATGGTCTTGTTGTGGACGGGTATCCTCGGGATTGTCTTCTCCCTGCTTCTGTCTGTACTCATTCTGATCGCGAAGATGCTGGGATTCATCGAGGTTGCCGGTTACACCCCGGTGATGTTGACGATCCTCGTTATGGGGAGCATCACGCTTTTTTCGCAGGGCTTGATGGGATGCTATCTCTGGCGGACCTTGGAGAATACGAAGCATCGCCCCTTGAGCCTGATTTCCGATGAATGCGTGTTTCCCGGCCGAGAGACGAGTCAAGACGATGACTGAGCAAGCCTATTTCGTTCATCCTGCCGGGATCTGCGAAAGCAGCACGATCGGCACGGGAACCCGTATTTGGGCCTTTTCGCATGTCCTTCCGGGCGCGCAAATCGGCAGCGAGTGCAACATCTGCGATCACGTCTTCATCGAGAACGATGTCAGTCTCGGTGACCGTGTCACCATCAAAAGCGGCGTGCAGCTTTGGGACGGGATTCGGGTGGGCGACGATGTCTTCATCGGCCCGAATGCGACCTTTACCAACGATCGGTTTCCGCGGTCCAAACGCTATCCGGACAGCTTTGCGGTAACGACGCTCGAGGACGGCGCCTCGATCGGCGCGAATGCGACCATCCTGCCGGGCTTGACGATCGGGAAACGTGCCATGGTCGGTGCCGGTGCGGTCGTGACGCGGTCGGTTCCGCCGAACGCCGTCGTTGCCGGCAACCCGGCGCAGATCATCGGATATCAGTCGGCGTCAGAGACCAAGCGGGCGCGGCTCGGCACTCTATCCGTTCTGGAGACAAGCCGCCTTGCCGTCGACGGTCTGCCCGCGCTCGCGGTCAAGGGATGCAGCCTGGTGCAATTGCCGGTCTTCAATGACCTGCGCGGCGATCTGATGGTCGCCCAATTCGATCGGCATCTGCCGTTTTCACCGAAGCGCGTCTTCTTTGTCTACCATGTCCCGAACGATCACGTGCGCGGCGAGCACGCTCATCGCGAATGTGCGCAGTTTCTGGTCGCCCTCAACGGCGCTCTCTCGGTTGTGGTTGATGACGGCGTGGAACGACAGGAGATCCGACTCGATCACCCCGGCGTCGGTCTGCTCATCCCGCCGCTGGTCTGGGGAATCCAGTACCGCTTCTCCGCGGATGCGGTGCTTGGGGTATTCGCGTCGCATGACTATGAGTCGAACGAATACATCCGTGACTACGACGACTTTTTGCGTCTGGTGACCGTGTCTGGATCGCCGACATGACGCAGCAGCTTTCGGCACTGTTCATCATCCCGGCAGTAGGGTGGACGAGCGAGAGCGAAGTCCACCGAACCCAGCGCCGACGCTGGTGGACTGCGCTGCGCTTGTCCACCCTACGGCTGCGCTCGGCGACTTGGCCGGGTTTATGAGCAAGGTCCACCTTTTGGGCGGGCAGGGTCTAATCGGCGACGGTTTGCGGTTTGCCCTCGTCGGCGCTGGCAATACGGCTTTCACCCTTCTCGTTTTCCAGCTTCTGCTGTTTTGGCTATCGCCTCTGATCTCCTATTATCTCTCCTGGGCGATCGGGCTTGCGGTTCTGCTCGTCGCCTTTCCGCGGTATGTCTTCAAAGGCAGCTCCGCGACGGTCTGGCGTGCCGCATCGACGGTCGCTATCTATCTCGCAAGCCTCATGATCGGCGGTGTCCTCTTGAGCGAGTTGACGGCATTCGGAATCAATCCGCGTTTCGGGATCCTGATTGCGATCGGCTTCACGACCCTTTTTAATTTTGCAGCATCTCGGCTGGTGTATCGGTTGATTCGGCCGAATCCGGTTTAATCGGGTCCGCCGATTCGGGACTCTGCGCGAGCTGCTCCGTCAAGGCGCTCAAGTAGGCGGAGAAATCCAACCGATGGCTGTTCAGGATCTCGTCGCTCAGTGTCTTGGGGTCGAACGGCTCCCAGGCATCCTCGCCCCAATCGGGATTCTCGATGATGGTCTGTACCTTGCCCTGCTCGGCCAGGATCACGCTCATGGTCGGATAGGTCCAACCCCAGCTCATGTTGACAAGCTGGCGCTGAGACTCCGGGGGCAGCTCGGCGAGGGCTTGCTCGTGAGAAAGAAGACCGCGATGGTCGTCCAAAAGGCCGCGAAAGCTCGCGATGTAATGGCGCCATTCGTTTGTTGCGGCGACGTTCCAGCCGACCTGCCCGAGCGCCAGCGCAAGCATCACGCCTGCAACGAAACCGGATTGGATGTATGCCTTGGTTTGGGTCGCGCGTAGCGAGACAACCGCCATCAACAAGACCAGTGGGGGGATCAGGATCGGTCCGTAGCTTCTCGCATCGAACTGCAGTTTGGCGGACAGTGCCCGTTCGGCGATCAGCGGAGAGATGGCGGCGAGGATCGCGGCCAGAGCGATGACGATCCACAGAATCCGCTGGACCTTCACGAGTCCACGGCGTGTCGCATAGACCCCGACGAGTAGGATGAAGCCGGCGATCAGGCCGAGAATCGCGGGTGGATTGTAGTAGCCGTAGCTCCGGATGAACGCCAGCGATGTGATGGTGGAGAAATAGGACAGAGAGCGGCTTTCGTAGTATTCGGATTTCGGCATCAAGATAAACGACAGTACCACGGCCGTGACCGCGATGAGGAGTGCGGTCAGAGCGGCGAAATACAGGCGGTCTTTGGTGCTTTTCGAGCGAAGCAATCGGTAGAGTCCCGCCAAGGCAAGGAACGGCGCCATCAGAACGAAGGTCTCGTGGATGACGAAGATCGGTAGAACGAGTGCGAAGACGAGCAGGTTGGTAAAGAGCCCGGTCCGGAAAAACAAGATCGTAAAGAACAGCAGCCAAAAGTAGCTCCCGGCGAGCTGCGCCTCGCCGATTGCGGAGAAGGCGCCGGCCATGACGCCGGCGAGATAATAGAACACCGGGAAGATGAAGAGATGTTTGTACTCTTTCGGGAGCACGAAGTAGGAGAGTGCGATCAAGACGATCGGTGTCATCAACATCGTCAGACCGTGAATGCGGGCCAACACAACCAGGTCGTCGATGCCCAGTTTCACGGCAAGGATCGTGGCCCACTGATGCAGGAAATAGGATGCGTTGCGTGGTGTCTCCCAGAAGAGAAACTTCTCGCCGGTCGCCAGACTTAGGAGATGGAAGGCCCCATCGGCATGAAGGCCGCGTAATGCGTAAGCGCCGTAGGCGGCAGCGAGCGCGCACAGCAGCATTGAAAACAATAAGACGACAGATGTATAGGATCGGTTGGCCGACGGATTCTCGACTACGAACATGGTGACGGGTCCTTGTATTCCATCAAGACAGCAGCCTGCAGGCTGGTGAATGAGCGACAGCGACGCTCGGGTGCTCGGCGCGTATTGCGCATGACGGGCCTTGATCGTAACTCCGGCCATCGCGGCACGTGGCGCGGAGCGCCAGGGGCACGCGTGACACCGCAGAGCGGGTGTCACGAGCGACTGATGTTTTGGGTGGCACCGGGTGGCCGCGGGTGGTTACCCACCCGCGGCTCCCACAGATCCGGACGTGCGGGACTACCGCATCCGGCTCCTCGGTTGAGCGCTCGCTGCACGACAACTGTCGCACACCCGATGGACCATTCAGCCCATGTCGCGATCTCCTGTCGTTCTGTTCAGATGGTCAGGTGACTCGATGTTCACGCCATCGTCCCTTCAGAAGGTGTCTCAACCGATCGGCCGCTTCCCTCCCATGGGTCCGCTCGGGTGCGTTCCCCACGCTCAACGGTACTATCAGCCGACTCTGACTGCTCAGTCGCCATCGCGCCGCACTTCGTTGCCTTCGCTTGGCGCTACCTTGCCGTCGGTCCTGTTCGCTCCCGTCGGCCGGACCAGCGCCGTCGGGCCGGGGCGGCTTCTTACGCGGTGCCCGCGCCGCGTCTCGGGCAAGGAGCAACTGAGCGCTCCCAGGTTCCTGGACGACCCGTGCGTACATGCCCTGCTCTTAGACCCCGGCGGAGTCTCGACATCAGGCCGTTACGATGCCGAAACTGTTGCCTTCCGGTGTTCCGAATACGTCGGCTCCGCTGAACTCAGTAACGGGGCTCCATCACACGGCCTGCACGCCCCCTGTGTACGCTTCGCAGGCGGGATCGCTCCCGCACCACACAACACTCGGTTCCGGTGGATGGCCACTCCTTACCGGCTCGGGACTTGCACCCGGTGGGTCGCAAAAAGGAGTTTCCGATTGGCTTATCCGTTCGCTATCTTCCTCTCCTTCCAGGCTTTGCCTGGCGCAACGGTCTTACGAGCGAGGCCGCATGACGCATCCCACCGTACCAAACCGCGCCCGGTGCGGTATGCGTCATGTGTCGGCGCGGGTTAAAGGAGCTTCGGGATCAGAATCAGCCCCCAGACCACAACGGCAAACACGATACTCGAAAACACCGCAGCGGAGGCAATGTCCTTCGCACGTGCCGAGAGCTCGTTGCGCTCCATGCCGACACGGTCGACATTCGCCTCGATCGCCGAGTTCAGGAGTTCGACGATGGGGACCACGAGCAGGCTGCCGACGAGCAAGGCGCGCTCCACCGCGGAGTCGCCCAGCCATAGGCCCAGCGGGATGAGCGGAATCAGCAGGAAGACCTCCTGGCGGAATGCCTCCTCGAGCTCGAAACACGCCTTGAAGCCCTTCATCGAGTAGCCGAAGGCGTAAACGACACGCCGCCAGCCCTTGGATTTTCCTTTGGTCATGTGGATCCTTGCTGCTGCCCTTGAGGTTGCCAGGCCAGATCGAGCTGACGTGCGGCGCGCACGTCGTCGAGTCGGCGTACCGGCATGGTGTGGGGGGCGGTCTTCACCAACTCGGGATTGGTTTGCGCCTCCTCGCGAATCGCGATCATGGCCGCGACGAAGCCGTCGAGATCCTCCTTGCTCTCGCTCTCGGTCGGCTCGATCAGCAGACATTCGGGAACCAGCAGCGGGAAGTAGGTGGTCGGGGCGTGATAGCCATAGTCGAGCAGGCGCTTGGCGAAATCCATCGCATTGACGTCCAGCTCCTTCGCCTCGCGTCTGAGCGTGATGATGAACTCGTGGCTGGCGCGACGTTGCGGGTAGGCGGCATCGAAGCCGGCCGCCTTCAGTCGTGCCATTAGATAATTGGCGTTCAGGGTGGCGAACTCGGAGACGCGGCGCATCCCCTCGCGTCCCAGCAGCCGCGCGTAGATGTATGCACGCAGCAGGATGCCCATGTTGCCGCCGAATGCGGTGAGGCGCCCGATGCTCTCGGGGCGCTCATGCTCGGCGAGCCAACGGTACGCGTCCCCGTCGTAGGCGACCAGCGGGACCGGCAGGTAGGGCTCCAGGCGCGCCGAGACACCGACCGGTCCTGCACCCGGACCGCCCCCGCCGTGGGGCGTGGAGAAGGTCTTGTGCAGGTTCATGTGGATGACGTCGAAGCCCATGTCGCCCGGGCGCACCTTGCCGAGGATGGCGTTGAGATTGGCCCCGTCGTAATAGAGCAGCCCGCCGGCGGCATGGACGCGCGCGGCGATCGCCTGGATGTTGCGATCGAACACGCCGACCGTGCTCGGGTTGGTCAGCATGATGCCGGCGGTCTGAGGTCCGGCGGCCTGCTCGAGCGCGGCGAGGTCGACGTCGCCGTCGGGTCCGGTCGGGATCTCGCGGACCTTGAAACCGCACATGACCGCGGAGGCCGGGTTGGTGCCGTGCGCTGCGTCGGGGACCAGGATCTCGGTGCGGGCGAGATCGCCGCGGGCCAGATGGTAGGCGCGGATCATGGCCACACCCGCCAGCTCGCCTTGGGCACCGGCGGCGGGGGCCAGAGAGACCGCATGCATCCCGGTGACCTCTTTGAGCATCTCCTGCAGCTCGAAGAGACAGGCCATGAAGCCCTGGCTGTGGGACTCGGGCGCCAGCGGGTGCCGTGCCAGGAACCCGGGCAGCATCGCCAAGCTGTTGCAGGCCCGCGGGTTGTACTTCATCGTGCAGGAGCCCAACGGATAGAAATGGGTGTCGATCGAGAAGTTCTTCTGCGACAGCCGTGTGTAGTGACGCACCGCCTGAAGCTCCGAGACCTCCGGCAGGACGGGTCGGCTCCGACGACGCAGCGCCGCCGGAATGTCGGTCACCTCGGGCATGACGAGCGGTGCCTGCGCGGTGGCGCGGCGTCCGGGTCTGGAGCGGTCATGTATCAGCATGGCAGTCGGCTTCGGTGAGTGAATCGAGTCGGAACCGCAAAAGAACGCGCCTCAGAGTGCAGCCAAGGCCGCGTCGTAGTCGGGCTCTTGGGTGATGTCGGATACGAGCTGGGTGTAGACGACGGTGTTGTCGGCATCCAGGACCACGACGGCGCGCGCGGTGATACCGGCGAGCGGTCCGTCCTCGATGAGCACGCCGTAGTCTTTCGCGAAGCTGCGCGAGCGCATCATTGAGAGCGAGACGACGTTCTCGATCCCTTCGGCCCCGCAGAAGCGGCCCATCGCGAAGGGCAGGTCGGCCGAGATCACCAGGGCGACGGCGTCGGATTTGCCGGCCATCGCCGTGTTGAAGTGCTTGGTCGAGGTCGCGCAGACCGGCGTGTCCAAGCTGGGAACGATGTTGAGCAGCTTCTTCTTGCCGGCGAAATCGGCCAATGATTTGTCGCCGAGATCCTTGTCGACCAGCTTGAAGTCGGGTGCGGTGCTGCCGACGGCGGGCAGGTCGCCGGCGAGCTGGACGGGGTTGCC
The sequence above is drawn from the Thiocapsa rosea genome and encodes:
- the gcvPB gene encoding aminomethyl-transferring glycine dehydrogenase subunit GcvPB → MLIHDRSRPGRRATAQAPLVMPEVTDIPAALRRRSRPVLPEVSELQAVRHYTRLSQKNFSIDTHFYPLGSCTMKYNPRACNSLAMLPGFLARHPLAPESHSQGFMACLFELQEMLKEVTGMHAVSLAPAAGAQGELAGVAMIRAYHLARGDLARTEILVPDAAHGTNPASAVMCGFKVREIPTGPDGDVDLAALEQAAGPQTAGIMLTNPSTVGVFDRNIQAIAARVHAAGGLLYYDGANLNAILGKVRPGDMGFDVIHMNLHKTFSTPHGGGGPGAGPVGVSARLEPYLPVPLVAYDGDAYRWLAEHERPESIGRLTAFGGNMGILLRAYIYARLLGREGMRRVSEFATLNANYLMARLKAAGFDAAYPQRRASHEFIITLRREAKELDVNAMDFAKRLLDYGYHAPTTYFPLLVPECLLIEPTESESKEDLDGFVAAMIAIREEAQTNPELVKTAPHTMPVRRLDDVRAARQLDLAWQPQGQQQGST
- the tpx gene encoding thiol peroxidase; amino-acid sequence: MAQTALQGNPVQLAGDLPAVGSTAPDFKLVDKDLGDKSLADFAGKKKLLNIVPSLDTPVCATSTKHFNTAMAGKSDAVALVISADLPFAMGRFCGAEGIENVVSLSMMRSRSFAKDYGVLIEDGPLAGITARAVVVLDADNTVVYTQLVSDITQEPDYDAALAAL